A stretch of DNA from Vulcanisaeta thermophila:
CATTATGAACCACTCGTGGATTAATGTGGTCGTTAACTCTGGGTGGAAGGTCAGGGCAAGCATGTTGTTCTCGATAACCACTGGGTAGTTGTCGCCGTAGGCCACCAGGGGCTTTGCCGAGCCCCAGTACTTAACTATGGCTGGTGCCCTTATGAAGACGGCCCTCACCGTGCCAATACCCTCAATATTAAGTGTGGTTTCGAAGGATTCCCTCTGCCTACCGTAGAAGTTCCTAACCACTGAGATGTCCATTACGTTTAAGACACCCTGCCCTGTCTCACCCACAACCCTATCCCTAACCTCCCTGGCCATGAAAATGGCGCCCGCGCACGTCCCCATTACGGGCAGTCCGTTGGTTATCTCATCACGTAATTTATCCATTAGGTTACCCCTTGACGTTAGCCTCCAAATGCTTGTGGACTCGCCGCCGGGTATTATGATGCCCGAGAGCCCTGTTAAATCCTCAACCCTCTTAACCCTAACCACGTCACCATTAATGCCCAGCCTCTCCATGGCCCTCCTAACGGCGTACTCATGCTCCTCCACGTCGCCCTGGACCGCCAGCACTCCAATCCTCATGCTAAACACCCCTTGTTTGCAGTAATTCCTCGGGTTTGAGGGTCCTCACGTCAATACCCACCATTGCGGATTTCTCGCTCACCATCTTCTGAGCCTCAACCACGGTCTCAGGGTCATCCCAGTACGCCGTGGCTAGCACAATGGCTTCGGCCCTCTGCCTCGGGTCCTGGCTCTTGAATATTCCAGACCCAACGAAGACCCCGTCAGCGCCGAGCCACATCATCAATGCCGCATCCGCGGGTGTGGCTATACCGCCTGCGGCGAAGGTTATCACGGGCAACCTACCCAACCTGGCGGTTAATGTGACCAATTCCATGGGTACCTGGCACTGCCTTGCGAAGTCCCTGAGCCTCTCCTCATCACCCTCTCTATACGCCGAGCTTAACTCCTGAATGGCCCTGTTCAGAACCTTGAAGTGCTTGACCGCCTCGCTCACATTGCCCGTGCCAGCCTCACCCTTACTCCTAATCATACTGGCGCCCTCGGAAATCCTCCTAAGGGCCTCGCATAACTCCCTGCACCCGTTTACGAATGGTACCCTGAACATCCACTTATTGATGTGGTGCTGCTCATCCACTGGTGTTAGTACCTCGGACTCATCAATCAAGTCCACACCTATGGATTCCAGGAGCACAGCCTCGTAGTAATGCCTAATCCTCACCTTGGCACTCACGGGTATTGTTATGTGGTTCATCACGTCCTCAATAACCTTCAAATCAGCCATCCTAGCCACGCCACCGGCCTTCCTAACATCGTAGGGTAGTTTATCCAGGACCATAACCCCAACGGCGCCCGCCTCCTCGGCAATCTGCGCCTGCTCCACATTGGTTACGTCCATGATCACGCCATTCCTAAGCATGGCTGGGAAGCCCACCTTAACATTGACAGTCCCTGGCAGGGCATTGGGCAACTTAACGGGCCACTGAACACCAACCTCCCTAAGCCTATCCCTAAACTCAAGCATGCCGTAGAGGAAGTCCCTGAGTTTATCCAGGTACTCAAGACCGGGGGATATTGACATCACGGGGTGATGCCTCGGGGTTAGATAAGCCTTGTTAAACGTTTAATAGCCATTTTCGTATTATTCATAATTATGAATTAGCATTAAGAGGCCTCCCTGGCAGGGAGCACCAGTGAGGGTTGTAGAGGTCTTCAGGAGTAGACAGGGCGAGGGGCCGCACATGGGTGAGGAGGCGGTCTTCATAAGGCTAGCCTACTGTAACCTCTACTGCTCATGGTGCGACACCAAGTACTCATGGCACCCAGAAAAGGCCATAAAGCTTGGGTTTAAGGTAGAGACCCCACGCACAATGGAGCTCACCGTGGATGGGGCAATAAACCTAATAACTAGCGTGGGCGATGGGGTTAACCACACAGTCATAACGGGCGGCGAACCCCTACTATGGAAGAGGGAGTTGATTGAGCTAACCAGTCGATTAAGGGGTATGGGCTGGCTCATTGAGGTTGAGACCAACGGAACCATAAGCCCCAGGGGCCTTGAGGGCACTGTCGATGAGTTTAACGTATCCATCAAACTGGCCCACTCGGGGGTTCCAAGGAGGATTAGGATTAATGAGGGTGTAATCAAGGAATTCGTGAACCTAAATAACTCGATTTTCAAGTTTGTGGTGAACTCATGGGATGATTACGATGAGATCCTGGAATTAATAACGCACTTCAAAATACCCAGGGACAGGGTCTACCTAATGAGCCAATGCACAACAAGGGAGGAGTGCACCGTGAAGGATGGGCAATTAACAAAACCCATGGCGAAAAAACTGGGTGTAAACCACACACCCAGGCTCCATATAATAATGGGCTTTAAATAAGGCACCACACCCCCACGAGCATTAATCCATAGTACGTTTTTCAATTAGTTTCTCGGTACTTGATCCGTGGCAAAATTTTGCCATGAAACGAAAAACTAACTAATTGACTTAACTTGTTCATTGGTGTTTAATTAGTGTTTTGTGTGGGTTTTGGCGTGGTTGGTTAATTTCATTCGGAAGCGGGCTCTGTTTTTTAAGGGGTTATCACTATGGTACCCTCGGTGACACTGATGGAGAATATAGCGTCAGAGTCTCTGAGGGACGTGGTTGCTAAGAGTTCTGTTGAGGAGTTGCTGGGTCCTGCGGAGCAGGTTCCGTGGGAGGCTGTTATTAAGGGTAGGATTACCCGTGATATGGTTGAGGAGCTTAGTAAAATTAAGGGTGAGCCTGATTGGATGAGGAGGCTCAGGTTGAGGGCCCTCGAGATGTTTGAGAAGTTGCCGGAGCCTAGGTGGTTGCCCATTAAGGAGGAGATTGACCTGGAGTCCCTGGTCCTTTACGCAAAGCCCAGTGTGGAGAGGGCTAAGTCCTGGGATGAGGTTCCGAAGGAGATTAGGAAGTACTACGAGGCCCTGGGGCTCCCTGACCTGGAGGCCAGGGTATTCGCTGGGTTACTGGGTCAGTTTGATTCGGAGGTTGTTTACCTGAATGTGAAGAAGCAGTTGGAGCAGAAGGGGGTAATAGTCACCACCATGGATGAGGCCGTTAAGAAGTACCCAGACCTGGTTAAGCAGTACTTCACCAGGGTATTCCCACCTGGTGAGCATAAATTCGCGGCATTGCACGTGGCCCTTTGGAGCGGGGGCACCTTCATATACGTACCACCTGGCGTTAGGGTTGAAATGCCCATAGAATCCTTCTTCCTAATAGGCAGTGCTGGTGAGGGCCAGTTTGAGCATTCCCTGATAGTGGCTGATGAGGGCTCATACGTGGAGTGGCTCGAGGGGTGCGCCGCGCCCATGTACAAGGGCTTCAGCTTCCACGATGGTATGGTGGAGGGCTACGCTGCCAGGAATGCCCACCTGAGGATTAACACGATACAGAATTGGAGTAGGAACATAATAAACTTCAACAATAAGAGGGCGGTGGCCATGGAGAACGCTACGGTTGAGTGGGTGGAGGGGAGCCTTGGGAGTAAGGTGAGCTATACATACCCAAGCACGGTGCTTAAGGGCGAGGGTGCCAGGACGAGCATAATAGGCGTTACAATAGCCAACGGGCCCTTCTGGAAGGAGAACGGCGCCAAGGCATACCACGACGCACCGCGCACCTCAAGCAAGATAGTTAATAAGAGTATTAGTGTGAATGGTGGGACCGTGGTTTATAGGGGCCTTGTTTACGTCAGGGAGGGCGCCAAGTACGCCAAATCCTCGGTGAGCTGCGATTCGTTGATATTCGATGATAAGTCCAGGGCGTACACAATACCCCACGACCAAGTGTTTGAAGAGACCGCCGTGGTGACTCACGAGGCGTACACGGGGAGGCTCAGTGAGGATAAGCTGTTCTACCTAAGGAGCCGCGGGCTTGATGAGGGTAGTGCCAGGAGTCTCGTGGTCCTCGGCTTCATACAGGACGTCCTGGTTAGGCTCCCCACGGAGTACGCAATGACGTTGAATAGGGTAATAGAGCTTGAGTTTGGGAAGTTGAGTAAGGTGGGGTGATGATGAACCCCAAGTGGCTTGTTGATGTTAAAAGCAAGGCTAAGGAATTGGTTGATAAGGTACCGTACCAGCAAATAAGGGATTCACCATCAGTCAAGTACTACACAGACTGGACGAGGTTTGACAAGTGCCTAGACCCTGCACAACAGCACGTGACGTCCAACGTGGGCGTCACGAAGTACCAATTACCGCCGGCCAGCCTCCTCTCCATTAATGGTTCCATAAGCACATCAAGGATACCCAGTAATGTTAATGCGTGGGAATTGAGTGAGTTGGGTGAGGATAAGGGCTCCCTGGTGCTTCGTTCCATGGACCCATCGGAATCCAAGGCGCTGGCTAGGCATGTGGCGAACCTGGTGGGTGGGGGT
This window harbors:
- the pdxT gene encoding pyridoxal 5'-phosphate synthase glutaminase subunit PdxT encodes the protein MRIGVLAVQGDVEEHEYAVRRAMERLGINGDVVRVKRVEDLTGLSGIIIPGGESTSIWRLTSRGNLMDKLRDEITNGLPVMGTCAGAIFMAREVRDRVVGETGQGVLNVMDISVVRNFYGRQRESFETTLNIEGIGTVRAVFIRAPAIVKYWGSAKPLVAYGDNYPVVIENNMLALTFHPELTTTLIHEWFIMNLVKR
- the pdxS gene encoding pyridoxal 5'-phosphate synthase lyase subunit PdxS, with amino-acid sequence MSISPGLEYLDKLRDFLYGMLEFRDRLREVGVQWPVKLPNALPGTVNVKVGFPAMLRNGVIMDVTNVEQAQIAEEAGAVGVMVLDKLPYDVRKAGGVARMADLKVIEDVMNHITIPVSAKVRIRHYYEAVLLESIGVDLIDESEVLTPVDEQHHINKWMFRVPFVNGCRELCEALRRISEGASMIRSKGEAGTGNVSEAVKHFKVLNRAIQELSSAYREGDEERLRDFARQCQVPMELVTLTARLGRLPVITFAAGGIATPADAALMMWLGADGVFVGSGIFKSQDPRQRAEAIVLATAYWDDPETVVEAQKMVSEKSAMVGIDVRTLKPEELLQTRGV
- a CDS encoding 7-carboxy-7-deazaguanine synthase QueE gives rise to the protein MRVVEVFRSRQGEGPHMGEEAVFIRLAYCNLYCSWCDTKYSWHPEKAIKLGFKVETPRTMELTVDGAINLITSVGDGVNHTVITGGEPLLWKRELIELTSRLRGMGWLIEVETNGTISPRGLEGTVDEFNVSIKLAHSGVPRRIRINEGVIKEFVNLNNSIFKFVVNSWDDYDEILELITHFKIPRDRVYLMSQCTTREECTVKDGQLTKPMAKKLGVNHTPRLHIIMGFK
- the sufB gene encoding Fe-S cluster assembly protein SufB, with the translated sequence MENIASESLRDVVAKSSVEELLGPAEQVPWEAVIKGRITRDMVEELSKIKGEPDWMRRLRLRALEMFEKLPEPRWLPIKEEIDLESLVLYAKPSVERAKSWDEVPKEIRKYYEALGLPDLEARVFAGLLGQFDSEVVYLNVKKQLEQKGVIVTTMDEAVKKYPDLVKQYFTRVFPPGEHKFAALHVALWSGGTFIYVPPGVRVEMPIESFFLIGSAGEGQFEHSLIVADEGSYVEWLEGCAAPMYKGFSFHDGMVEGYAARNAHLRINTIQNWSRNIINFNNKRAVAMENATVEWVEGSLGSKVSYTYPSTVLKGEGARTSIIGVTIANGPFWKENGAKAYHDAPRTSSKIVNKSISVNGGTVVYRGLVYVREGAKYAKSSVSCDSLIFDDKSRAYTIPHDQVFEETAVVTHEAYTGRLSEDKLFYLRSRGLDEGSARSLVVLGFIQDVLVRLPTEYAMTLNRVIELEFGKLSKVG